A genomic segment from Ignavibacteriales bacterium encodes:
- a CDS encoding sigma-70 family RNA polymerase sigma factor, producing the protein MAFEQNEKFLIDQIVFGDTDAENRLFLHFKEKIEFLVRARLRNKVSSDDQQDIISEAKQAILLSLRKGGFDPSKEKPLEAYIAGIVSNVVAMYFRNLSKEKPTADIDSYHSIESPDNPLKEIIDAEKKEKLKYALSCLDTKYQDVLLLRIYDELSIEEISNKIGIEKRRVSERINYALKLILKELKKQNYFQ; encoded by the coding sequence ATGGCATTTGAACAGAATGAGAAATTCTTAATAGACCAAATTGTTTTTGGTGATACCGATGCGGAGAATCGACTGTTTTTACATTTTAAAGAAAAGATAGAATTTTTAGTTCGTGCCAGGTTAAGAAATAAAGTTTCTTCCGATGATCAGCAGGATATTATAAGTGAAGCAAAACAAGCAATACTTTTAAGCCTAAGAAAGGGTGGGTTTGATCCTTCAAAAGAGAAGCCGTTGGAAGCATACATTGCAGGTATTGTAAGCAATGTAGTTGCAATGTATTTCAGAAATCTTTCTAAAGAAAAACCAACTGCAGATATTGATTCTTATCATTCAATCGAATCCCCGGACAATCCGTTAAAAGAAATTATTGATGCTGAAAAAAAAGAAAAGTTAAAGTATGCGCTTTCTTGTTTGGATACTAAATATCAAGATGTACTTTTATTAAGAATTTATGATGAACTTTCCATTGAAGAGATTTCAAATAAAATTGGAATTGAAAAGCGTAGAGTGAGCGAAAGAATCAACTATGCACTAAAACTGATTTTGAAGGAATTAAAAAAACAAAATTATTTTCAATAA
- a CDS encoding T9SS type A sorting domain-containing protein — translation MDTTGNRLWGENHVAINNVPGGHTDFKIIRSRTSSDYYLIWKDGRRINVAYDIYAQKLNNLGQPQWTPNGIKVSGTPYTFTNTSISTNNNGVYVSWSETSNPQGPGIYAQRINPDSSFAWQSNSVRLTDQFVNAGIVTLNPDINNGGAIVIFSHAGPPSGTGENLYAKYIGANGLLGGVTSIEDENPYQPNNFYLAQNYPNPFNPSTKINFSIPNVGTGLALSVLKVYDVLGNEVATLVDEYRSAGSYEVEFDASELSSGVYFYKLQTGTYVQSKKMILIK, via the coding sequence ATGGATACAACCGGAAATCGTTTATGGGGCGAGAATCATGTTGCCATCAATAATGTTCCCGGCGGACATACTGATTTTAAGATTATTAGAAGCAGAACCAGTTCAGATTATTATTTGATATGGAAAGACGGAAGGAGAATTAATGTTGCTTACGATATCTATGCACAGAAACTTAACAATCTTGGTCAGCCTCAGTGGACACCTAATGGAATTAAAGTAAGCGGTACGCCTTATACTTTTACAAACACAAGTATATCAACAAATAATAACGGTGTTTATGTTTCCTGGTCTGAAACCAGTAACCCGCAAGGACCAGGAATATATGCTCAACGAATAAATCCGGATAGTTCTTTTGCCTGGCAAAGTAACTCTGTTAGATTAACAGATCAATTTGTTAATGCTGGAATAGTAACATTAAATCCCGATATAAATAATGGCGGAGCAATAGTTATCTTCTCTCATGCTGGTCCGCCATCTGGAACCGGTGAAAACTTATATGCTAAGTACATTGGTGCAAATGGATTGTTGGGCGGCGTTACTTCAATAGAAGATGAAAACCCTTATCAACCAAACAATTTTTATTTAGCACAAAACTATCCAAACCCATTTAATCCATCCACAAAAATTAATTTTAGTATACCAAATGTAGGGACAGGGCTTGCCCTGTCCGTGTTAAAAGTTTATGATGTCCTTGGAAATGAAGTTGCAACTTTAGTGGATGAATACAGATCCGCCGGAAGCTATGAGGTAGAATTTGATGCAAGTGAACTTTCAAGCGGAGTTTATTTCTATAAACTTCAAACAGGTACGTATGTTCAATCAAAAAAAATGATCCTAATTAAATAA
- a CDS encoding IPT/TIG domain-containing protein, whose product MKTKNKKFIITSLVIIGLFLFLTSCSKEDSVSNPDDNNPPDPITPTEVKINSYTPLKPMWGDVITIVGEGFGSSKQNVEVYFPGNYVPITDTIKSKGEVLEVSNTQIKVKIPYHTEIKTDGYEYPVGIHNGWGNIVIKVKDKPTYTSPDYFVYYNAVPFINNNGINPLGINGVYVVPGEKFKISGKGFGLTKTEGTLTINGNSVDIDSVWYNVIAFGEGSWNMIGKLPASLGSKSKDLKDYAFSYSRSGRSYSRTTKGESLPRLKIFSNTLPGQVLGGTSNTDFYINGENLFANTIRFSDGVFTTTVAVTGASLDATQVSAFVPLSVLLPRGDRLYTVTLLDTEVGSQVIGGWFLGYVRVTP is encoded by the coding sequence ATGAAAACAAAAAATAAAAAATTCATTATTACTTCTCTTGTCATTATAGGTTTGTTCCTCTTTCTGACTTCCTGTTCAAAAGAAGACAGCGTATCTAATCCTGATGATAATAATCCACCAGATCCAATAACTCCAACTGAAGTTAAGATTAATAGTTACACTCCTCTAAAACCAATGTGGGGAGATGTAATAACTATCGTGGGAGAGGGATTTGGAAGTTCCAAGCAGAATGTGGAAGTCTATTTCCCGGGTAATTATGTTCCCATTACAGATACGATAAAAAGCAAGGGTGAAGTTTTAGAAGTAAGTAATACTCAGATTAAAGTTAAAATCCCCTACCATACAGAAATAAAAACAGACGGATATGAGTACCCGGTTGGAATACATAATGGTTGGGGAAACATAGTAATTAAAGTAAAGGACAAGCCTACTTACACCTCGCCAGACTACTTTGTCTATTACAATGCAGTTCCGTTTATCAATAATAATGGAATAAACCCTTTAGGTATAAATGGTGTGTACGTCGTACCGGGTGAAAAGTTTAAAATTAGTGGTAAAGGATTTGGGCTTACAAAAACTGAAGGAACACTAACTATTAATGGTAATTCTGTTGATATCGATTCCGTCTGGTACAATGTTATAGCGTTTGGTGAAGGGTCATGGAATATGATAGGGAAATTACCAGCTTCATTAGGCAGCAAATCCAAGGATCTAAAAGATTATGCTTTTTCATATTCAAGATCCGGCAGAAGCTACAGCAGAACAACGAAAGGCGAATCACTACCCAGGTTGAAAATATTCTCCAACACACTTCCGGGTCAGGTTTTAGGCGGCACTTCTAATACTGACTTTTATATAAATGGAGAGAACTTATTCGCAAATACTATTCGATTTTCAGATGGAGTATTTACAACCACTGTTGCAGTAACAGGTGCATCACTCGATGCCACTCAGGTTAGTGCTTTTGTGCCTCTTTCAGTGCTATTACCTAGGGGGGACAGGCTCTACACAGTTACATTACTTGATACAGAAGTTGGCTCGCAGGTAATTGGCGGATGGTTTCTTGGGTATGTGAGAGTTACACCATGA